A genomic segment from bacterium encodes:
- a CDS encoding IS110 family transposase, translating to IKYNQYLRGFYFRLKAKKGSGKAIIATARKFLTIIYRTLKNNWVFDDFNKFKLAEAI from the coding sequence CAATAAAATACAATCAATATTTAAGAGGTTTTTACTTTAGACTAAAAGCTAAAAAAGGCAGCGGTAAGGCGATTATCGCGACAGCGAGAAAGTTTCTTACAATAATTTATCGCACACTTAAAAATAACTGGGTGTTCGATGATTTTAATAAATTCAAATTAGCTGAAGCTATTTAA